ATCAGGGAATATCGATCAGACACCATGCATGCGTTCTCGAGATATCCTTCGAtctcttctctcttcctccTTGCTCTCGTCATCACCATCCTCTGTTCCCCTCTCACCGTCCGATCATGGAATCCTATTGTTGACGTTGTTGGCTCAGCCAAGGATACAGTGGGATCCGCCATGAACGAAACCACAAGCTTCGCTGGAAACGTCATCAACAGCACCACAAATGCCTACAATTACACCAAGGACGCTGCTGAAGACGTCGCCAAAGCCGCCAATGCCGCCAGTGGATCCCCCGCTTTCCTTGCTGCAGCTGGTCAGGGGCCTCTAGCTTTGGTGGCTGCCGTGCTTACTGGCCTGTCTGTGCTTTTCTGAAatattttggaatttattaAGCCCTTGATGTATACATGAACAGGCGTGGAGAACATGtgaattgaagatttttttctgaattgttgtttttttttttttatcaaaatataaataattaaacagAATCTACTGGTGAATATTCTTTTCGCGTAATATTCAATGTAGATATAGCTGGAATTCAATCTTGCTCTCGCTTTTctataattaattgtttaatttactCAGAGTTTCTGCATATTATGCTTTTTTCTTGTGGTGGGAAAGCTTCCTTGATGCATTTTGAAGGCTTGGAAACAGAATTAAATCTGGGTATATTTACGAGGACAATTCcatcactttaatttttttcataagaaattaatgaaaacacATTTCTGGTTTGCTTATTACATAAACAATATTCACAAACAACAACTTATGCCTGTGTTCATACGAAATGAAGAGTGTAAGTACAAGTCCTCTTCTCTTAGAACGATTTACCCACCCTTTCCACGAGTCCTCATAGCAATATTACTTTTCTAAGTTCAAGACCTATATATTCCTCAAGTAAATTTATTACGATACAAGTTTAGCAGgatgtttttattcattttttatatataaaataaatactaaaaaaaggcaacaaaaaatatttttcagttaatttttttaaattacaattcaaaataaaatatattttaacctCGTAAAAAATACTCAATacatattcatcaaatacaacAAGAACCATCACTATATCATCATCACCCCATCATTCATCACTCTAAGTTATCATTTTTTCTATCAATAATTAtctcatcataattttttatcattatattattattattataatcaatcTTATAAATACGATTATcctactattttattattaatctatCCATCATTTTACTATCATTTTATCACCGCCTTTTAGCACGATGACAATATCAACAACCATCATTTATTGCCTCTATAATCACCATCATCACTTCAATCAACTTTTTATTAAagtaattatcattttattattattgtattcaTCATTTCTACCAACCATCCCTCTCACAAATCATACCTATAGACTTGTAGAGTGAGCTATTGTAAGCAAACTAGTTCATATTGATAACCAAATCTCAATTTTTATTATGGTAACTCATTAAATGccttaaaaaattatccaagCTTCTATTAACAATCTTAGATTGCCCATTAACTAGGGGTGATAGGCACTAGAGAATTTTAATTTGGTACTAACCATTAGCCTGATGGTCTTTTGAAGGTAATTTATAAATCACACACCATTACATGAGACTATGATTTTGAAAAGGCTATACACGTTGATGATCTCATCAAAATAGAGTTCAACAACTTTAAAGGCATATATTGCGGTCTttgtatagataaaaaaaaaaatatctatatatttttcaaaagtttaTTACATACTAAAAAACTCATAACGCAatgtataatgaaaaataacatgGTTTATAATTATAAGTTAAAATCCTCAAATATCAAGAACACTATAATTATGGAGAAGcactctaaaatttttaaattttattcttcaaaatattcttgccaaaatatcattacaaccttttaaatagaaaagctagataatagtaataatactaaataagaaaataaaacatgaaaaaaaatcttattgttattattaattgtCTAATAAACCACTTGACTAATTGGATAAAACTAACAAATCctaaaaattcttaaatatttaaggAAGTAATacagtaaaaataattatgtcaaaaattatatcttatatATACATCCCACTACATGCTTTCCTATATGATAAAAACTCGTGTTTGAGTTAACTATTAAAAATTGaactttttcataaaaaaaaatagatattttgaaATATAGCATAATTACTTATTTATGTATTAAATAACTTGCTCTGAATAACTTAAAtccaattttagcaaaaaaaagattcattttttttaatttttgaacatAGATAAAACTtcttaatatctaaaaaatcaagaggTGACATAAATTATTGATGCTTGAGAAATCAAATGGGTTACTTATTGATTTAAGAACGTCAatacttattgattttttatagtgaTTCATTTAAGGACGTCAATACTTATTGATTTTTTGCTTCTTTATAAGGCATCCTTGTAAATTTATAATAGCTTTATGCTCTTTCTCATTACTATTTGAGAAGCTTGAATATAAAtcaagtaataataacccaactTCGTATATATTTAGCACAAAATCACTTTGTAATCATTTTAtacaaactctaaaattaataattttctaatattttttcatgatagaAATACTTGCTTACTAGTGTGAActcttatcttttaaaatattgtacCACCAATCTTCAATGTTAAGTGAGTTTGTGTTCCCTTCTTTATGATAacaaggagtttttttttttttcatttaaaaatataattccaactctaccatcatctaataaatattttctttaaaaaatcctcatacaaaaaagaaaagcattatAGAAAGGTTGATTGTAAGTTAAGTCTTCAATGTTTCACCTATTGTAAACACTACTTTTCTAGAAAGTTATGATACCTATATAGATATGCATAAATAGATTTAAGGTCTAGTTCACCTCGAGGTGAATCTCTAGGAATGTACATCTTTTTATCATGATCAATATTCACACCTCATCCTTGGTAATTGATTCATCTAATCAaatttttaagatatatatcTCGAGCTTTCATAAGTTCTCAAGCAACTTTCACTCCATTTTTTATAAGGTGGAAAGATGTTTGTTAATATCTTCATCCATTAAACAAGCCATCCTATTATAATACTAATTGAAATACAGTTATAATGAAAGATATGGGATTTATTATCAAttgaaaccctaaaaaatcaataacatcaTAACTATGGAGAAACACcccaatatatttcattttcatccatcaaagtattattgtaaaaaaaacatgacactACTAATAATAtcgaatagaaaaaatatactattttttttaagaaaccacttgcttaattaaataaaaataaaaaatcctagagaatctaaaaaattaaggaagtaaaacaataaaaataaaatatgtcaaAAATCTAATTCTATACATTTATTCCATGCGTAtctaatgatatttaattaaaatgtaaagcattgtcattttttttacatgattcaGTGATGCAATTCATAGGTAGGAGtaacatttatttttcagcAACATATCTTAGATCTCTtagactagaaaaaaataataaaaattcatggatttttttcatatagctTCATGATTCCATAGATTATTACGGTAGGatatcaattaatataaaattactttCGAAGCCTTAGAGAAGCTCAATACCCCCATCAAATAttgtgaataaaaataaaaatctatcaatataataataggCACATCAAGATGAACAATCTAACAAAGACCTTGAAATCCAAAccacttgatttattttagtgGATTATATGTTGgtgaattaattataaaagagaGATATTGTTAGATCGAATAATCCtatatctaaataaataaataacagaaTACTAGTGTATAGAGTTAAGATTTAACCGACAACCTAATGCCTTTAGGGTATTTaccaaaattattataaatatttcccTATccaaaaatttcttcaaaatatctTGGTAATTATCAAActcatttcaatatatataaaattttagtttaactTCTATATCgggaaaacaatttttttttcatataggaTAGAATTATTTTACacagtttaatatttaatacaaaaaaaatgatagtagTATATAAATCATAGTAAATGGATGAAACAAATGAGTACGATGatgtttgagagtgtaattattttttaaagtgttttttgtttataaatatattaaaataatatatatatatatatatatatatttttttttttgagatattatcatgaaaaaaaatatataaaaaattaattttttataaatttttatttgtactaTACTTTTAAACGGGCTAAATCCGTTAAATCCAATACGTATCTAAGTTGATATAGGCCTAGTAATGTAGAGCCCAGAACGCCAAACCCAGTTATATGCAACAGCCAACAAGTGCAAGGAAAATTCCATTTCCATGAGCGTGCACTGAACGAATTATAGCAAACTAGCCACATCTGTACAAACCAATTTTCTCCTTTACCTCTGTGTGCATTTGCAACAGACAAACCAAAAAGAAAGGGaagcttttttctttatccactgttgatttttttgccGCCGATGAGTCTCTCTCCCCGCCATTTCTAACCGTTGATTTTGTTGAAAGATGCGAGGTTCGCTACTAGCTTGGTCACTGGACCACCTATAGGTTAGTTATCATCAGCATCATCTTGGTTCTTTTGAGCATCACTTTCTAAAGTTCGATTTTTTCTCtcacattttcttcttcttcttctttttttaatttcttctgcTTATTGAATTTCTAATGAAGTGCAAATTTAGACATCAATGAACCCCAAAATTcacatgcatttttttaaataatttttttagggtttaagcAAACATTTGAAACTGAGGAGACAATGCTTGATGAttcatgggattttttttatgttattttggtttgttaaaATGTTTTCTACTTGGTGTTCTAGGTTTGGTAATTAATAATAGGGGGAGGGTTAGTTTCAATTTCtctgcgtgtgtgtgtgtgttttgcatTAAATGGGTGGTAATGCTAATGGTAATTATCTTCTTTTAAGTAGTTTGGGTGGTTCATTGAATGGGGTTTGTGGACAATTTGCTGCAAATGGAGTCTACGAGGGTGGTATCTTCCGATAAATCTGGGATGTGCTCCATGGAAAATGGTGATGTTGCTCCCAAGTTCAAAAGGCGGAGAGTTTCTGCTGTCCGGGATTTCCCCCCTGGCTGTGGACCATTGGCTGTTcggatttttaaacaaaatgagAACTTTGTTGCAGCGAGCAAGGAGAAAAGTTGTGATGGctgtcttgaaaaaataaatcgtGTGGAAACCAAGGGAAAGGAGCCAATAGTTTCTTCTCATCAGGTGAATGGGCATGGATTGGTGAAGCAAGAGCCTGCAGGGATGTTGCTTCCAGAGGCTGTAGGTGCTTTGAATGATGTAAGTGTGGTTGGATCGGTAGGAGCTTCTGTTGTGGGTGAAGCAGTAAAAGCTTTAGAACATGAAACTGCTGATGCATCAGAGAATCTGTGTAAGGTGGACGTTGTTGCTCCAGTTGAAAATTTTGTCCAGCACAATTATCCTCCTCGGAGAAGAATCTCTGCTATCAGAGACTTCCCTCCATTTTGTGGACCTAATGCTCCGCTTCTTAACAAGGTAGAGGCTGCAAAAGTGCTGGTTGTTGTGCAGAAGAAGAGTTTGGGTCAAGAGAAATCTGGTACCGAAGAAAATCCAACAAAAGAAATGGTGAAGATTGTTGTGAAACAAATGGGTAGTGATGTTAAAGATGGAGATCTTAATGAAATTAGATTAGAAAGTGCTTCTAGGATGGATGATGATAAATTTAGAATTGAACCTGATTCCTCTGTGAATAAGGCGAAGGTGGCTGAAGAGAATAGACATGAAAGGTGCATCAAATCTCCTCGAGAAATCATTCTAAATCAGCATGACCTCAATTCCATGGCAGTCTCTAAATCAGTCAATATGGAAGTTGGTGGTCCAGAAAAGAATCTGGGTAAGGACCTTACAGTTTACTTGGAGGATAAAAGTTCCAAGAGAAAGCTTTCAGACCTATATGGTAGTAAGAATTCAACGTGTAAGGACAAGTTTGAGGTTTTGAAGCTTGCATCAGGTAGGGAAGTAGTGCAGGGTCTTCCGGCTGAACGGAATTGTCCATGGAGGAAGGGGCAGATGGTGCATAAGCCTACTATGTTGGCTGGTGATGCAAGAGAAAGCAAAGGTCAGAAACATAATTTCATAGTGCTCGAACGATCAAAATCTGCTTTGAAAACGAAGATAAATGAGTTAGACAAACATAGAGGAATTATGAAAAAGATCTCATCTCCCACTATAAAGGTGGAAGGGGGTGTGGGCCAAATGACTGAATGTAACAAAGAAGATTATCTAGAAAATGGTGAGGAATCCGATGATTTTCGTTCAGTTGCACGATCGCACAATTTTCATGTGAGCCTTCCTCCATCTTGTCCCACCACTTCGCATGGAAAAGGTAATGGCAATGATGCAGTTGTTACTAGAAACAAAGTGAGGGAGACATTGCGTTTGTTCCAGGCTATCTGTAGGAAGCTCTTGCATGAAGACGAAGCAAATTTCAAGGAGCGAGGAAATACTCGTAGGAGGGTTGATTTACAAGCATCAAAGATTCTTAAGGAGAAAGGAAAATATGTCAACATAGGTGAGCGCATTATTGGTTCTGTCCCAGGAGTTGAAGTTGGTGATGAGTTTATTTACAGGGTGGAGCTTAATATTGTTGGCCTGCATCGCCAAATTCAGGGTGGTATAGATTATATGAAACAAGATGGAAAACTCCTTGCGACAAGTATTGTATCATCTGGGGCCTATGACGACGACACAGATAACTCAGATGTCTTGATTTACACGGGTTCTGGAGGCAACATGATGAGTGGAGACAAGGAACCTGAAGATCAGAAGCTTGAGAGAGGTAATCTAGCTTTGAAGAACAGTATGGATGCAAAGAATCCTGTAAGGGTGATTCGTGGTGATTCAAAGGGGGCTGATTCAGTTGATGCAAGAGGGAGGACCTATATCTATGATGGGCTGTATCTGGTGGAGAAGTGCTGGCAGGAAATAGGGTCACATGGTAAGTTGGTGTTTAAGTTTAAGCTCGTTCGAATTCAAGGTCAACCAGAGCTTGCTTGGAATGTAGTGAAGAAgtccaaaaaatttaaagtgCGGGAGGGTGTCTGTGTAGATGATATCTCACAGGGGAAAGAGAAAATTCCCATTTGTGCTGTGAACACCATAAATGATGAGAAGCCTCCACCATTTAAATACACAACTCATATGATATATCCTCATTGGTGCCGCCGTTTGCCTCCCAAGGGCTGTGATTGTATTAATGGATGCTCTGAATCTAGGAAATGTCCTTGTTTGGAAAAGAATGGAGGAGGTATCCCATATAACTATAATGGTGCAATAGTGGAAGCGAAGCCCCTAGTGTATGAGTGTGGTCCTTCTTGCAAGTGTTCTCCTAAATGCTACAATAGAGTCAGTCAGCATGGTATCAAATTTCAGCTTGAAATCTTTAAAACTGAGTCAAGGGGATGGGGCGTGCGATCTTTAAATTCAATTCCTTCAGGAAGTTTTATCTGTGAGTATGCAGGAGAGCTCCTTGAAGAGAAAGAAGCTGAACAAAGAACTGGTAACGATGAGTATTTGTTTGATATTGGAAATCAGTTCAATGACAATTCTCTTTGGGATGGACTTACAACCCTCATGCCTGAAGCACAGTCAGATGCTGTTGTAGAAGTGCAGAACAGTGGCTTCACCATTGATGCAGCACAGTGCGGTAACTTGGGGAGATTCATTAACCACAGTTGCTCCCCAAATCTTTATGCCCAAAATGTTCTTTATGACCATGATGACAAAAGAATTCCTCACATAATGTTCTTTGCTGTCGAGAACATTCCTCCTTTGCAAGAGCTCACCTACCATTACAATTACATGATAGATCAGGTTTTTGACTCCAATGGcaatataaagaagaagagtTGCCATTGTGGCTCTCCAGAGTGCACTGGTAGGATGTATTGAGAGGCTGACTGCTAATAGTTGGACTCTGATGAGGTATTGATAGTTTTCTCTCTGTAAGTTCCTGAATGGATCATGGATATGGGTATAGTATCTCCATATAAATATGTTtgctttctcttgttttttcttctctatttttgaTGCATGTTTTTTTGCTTACTTCCGGTGCATCAGGGCTGTTCTGCCCTTTCCTatgcatcacattctatttcccATGAAAGAAATCAATTTATGTTTATGTGGGCAATACAAATAGATTGATAGATACGCAAACTATTGAAATAGAGTTGTATGAACACTGCAGTGTTACATTCTCTGTAGGCTTTCAAGGGCCAAAATTTTAGCTGATTGATTTAGCAAGCAGTAAGTAGTTAATTGTTGCTAGAGAGTCGATTATGTTTCTTTTGCCAGAGAGTTGTCTTTTGTTGTCTggctttatttgtttgttttaattctgaaggttggttttggtttggactggtttccttttattttccttgccCTTCTCTAGCCATCTTCTTAGTGGCTAGTCTTCTGCCGTAACTTTACCCTACTTTTTTCAATGCACTCATCCTTGTCCTTTATCAAAAAAGATACACAAAAACTAGAACCGTGGGAGAGCATGATGTGCATTTGGCTCTAATACGAGTAGTTGTGTTCTGTCTAGTGTTTGTCAGTATTTCTGGACTGGACTTTTGTTGTAGGTGCCTATTAAAGTCTGCAAACTGGACGAAGCCACTACAGATAAATAGATATACAAAGACAGCATAGTCTGTTCTTTATGTGCACTGAACTCTTTAATTTGCCAACTCTTTCAAGacattgcataaaaaaaattcaaaatcctgTTAAAACCAAGTTGGTAAGCACAATCTAAGCCTGACTTTTTAATCAATCTGGGGATAAATGCTGTGACTGTAAGTAATCGATCAATAGGGTTGTGTAGTTGAGAggagtttctttttttcaacattCATAGTTCTTAGgaaacggttttttttttttttttttacaagtataATTCTATAATTCTTATCTTCGCAAAGATATCAAACTTCTGACTTCTAGAAGCCTTATGGTGTGCTCGAGCCTTTTGGCAAGAAGCAAACAGGATAAAGGAAAGTAAACAAATCGCTCACACTTGTCTTGTATTAAGATTTGCCCTGCGAAAAGAGGCAGCACCTGTGCATTAGTGGGGTCCCAGATAGTTTGATTGCTTGGTGATTAAAATCTTCAAGTAGTTACAAGTAATATTGTTGTTCCCGGATCTGTGCTTTCAGAAGGGAAATCCCAAAATGCTTTTACCATGggtttaaacaaattaattgtaGCTGTATCCTGTAATTTTCATATGGTTCTCAAAAAGCTACGATAGAAGTTTTCTAAATATCTTTCACCTGTCCCTTTCATGTGGTGAATGATTTGGCGTTTTTTGCTATATTCTCATGTACGTCACGAGTCACTCTTGACGTTGAAAACCTGGAGCAGGTAGCCTTTATCTGCTACATCTCTGCAGAGCTTGCTCTGTGGTGTTAGAAGAGTCATGGGTGTGGTGGGGGAGACGGTGCTGTGCCTGTCAAACCTGTGTCCAAACACCGCTGACTTGCAGCTTGGCAATTTTGTCACTTAGATCAGAGAGACCCGAGTATGCTCAAGTGGTCCTTGAACCCTTTGCCACGATAGTAGTATATTTACCCTGCTATATCAAAGAATTTGGAACCGGCAGAGCACAATTTTTAAGGGAGTTAGGTATAAAACATAACTAGGCTTCTCTCTGTGATTACGTGGTTTTGTAATGCTCAATTCGTTCCTCAAATGACAACAAAAAGATCCCAATAAGTGGAAttatattcatattcatattcTTACCAATACAAGGTACATAACcccatttttttattgctcaCACTTCACAGCAAAGAGCACTTGCTggattacaaaatacatcaataACTAAAGACAGAAGCAAGCTAACAAGAAACAATTACTTGGGAGGTTCCTGGATGCCCTACCAGTGCACAAACCAATAACTTATTTCTTCAATATATTTAAGAAAGCTGAACGGTAGAGTCATAAGCAATCCCAGCCTTCCAATCACTCGGTATAACATTTGCTGCTTGGGCCCAATATGCGACGCCTGCACTGCCACTTACTTGGAACCTCAAGGTGATGGCACCCTTCGGTGGGTTAGGCATATCCCACACTGCTCCATAGGCTCTTCGCATGCCTCTCCATTCCTTGCAATCCTCCTGCACgtcaattgagaaaaaaaatcagagactCCACATCAATTTTTGCGCATGCTAGTTTCTGTGTAATATAGTATGTGAAATGGGGTTACATCAAGAaactggaaagaagaagaaaatcgaAACAAACCTGCCATAACTCCACAGCTAAAATTTCATTTTGGCCAGCTTGGTACAAGAGAATTATAGCCAAGTAATCAGGAAACCTGCTATGCTCATGGACCTTGAACATGAGGTTGTAACCGGAGTAACGGCAAGGGATCCTCCGGAATTCTACATCGACAACACCGTACGCAATCAGTTCTACGGCCATGTTTGGACGTGCCATTCTTGCATAGGCGCGTGGGCTGAGGATGAAGTCAGTTTTGTCTCCTTCACCATAGTCAGTAACCACTACGTTCACCCCATCATCGGTGCAAAGATTTGGTGCTTTGCACCTAACCTGaaattgtaattaattaacaaaacgtAAAACCAGCATTATCAATGCTAagcacttttttcttttattattattagcctaactaataattaataaaatcgtAAATTGTTAAGTATTTCCAATTGTTTGAGGAGTATGTAAACGCAGGCACTTCAGCAAGAGCAAGCTGACACGCACACAAACAGTACCAGTTActtattatattgaaaaaacaatatcttgatgaagtttatttttaacagCTAATTGCTTTTAATTAAGACTGGGATAATTACGTGGCTTGAATTTGAGTAAGTACCTGATAGCAACCACCGCAGCCAGTGCCATTCTTGTAGAGTCTTGAAACTCCGGCCACATTAGCATCGTTGACCGTCCTTC
This region of Populus alba chromosome 3, ASM523922v2, whole genome shotgun sequence genomic DNA includes:
- the LOC118062942 gene encoding histone-lysine N-methyltransferase, H3 lysine-9 specific SUVH6, with protein sequence MGFVDNLLQMESTRVVSSDKSGMCSMENGDVAPKFKRRRVSAVRDFPPGCGPLAVRIFKQNENFVAASKEKSCDGCLEKINRVETKGKEPIVSSHQVNGHGLVKQEPAGMLLPEAVGALNDVSVVGSVGASVVGEAVKALEHETADASENLCKVDVVAPVENFVQHNYPPRRRISAIRDFPPFCGPNAPLLNKVEAAKVLVVVQKKSLGQEKSGTEENPTKEMVKIVVKQMGSDVKDGDLNEIRLESASRMDDDKFRIEPDSSVNKAKVAEENRHERCIKSPREIILNQHDLNSMAVSKSVNMEVGGPEKNLGKDLTVYLEDKSSKRKLSDLYGSKNSTCKDKFEVLKLASGREVVQGLPAERNCPWRKGQMVHKPTMLAGDARESKGQKHNFIVLERSKSALKTKINELDKHRGIMKKISSPTIKVEGGVGQMTECNKEDYLENGEESDDFRSVARSHNFHVSLPPSCPTTSHGKGNGNDAVVTRNKVRETLRLFQAICRKLLHEDEANFKERGNTRRRVDLQASKILKEKGKYVNIGERIIGSVPGVEVGDEFIYRVELNIVGLHRQIQGGIDYMKQDGKLLATSIVSSGAYDDDTDNSDVLIYTGSGGNMMSGDKEPEDQKLERGNLALKNSMDAKNPVRVIRGDSKGADSVDARGRTYIYDGLYLVEKCWQEIGSHGKLVFKFKLVRIQGQPELAWNVVKKSKKFKVREGVCVDDISQGKEKIPICAVNTINDEKPPPFKYTTHMIYPHWCRRLPPKGCDCINGCSESRKCPCLEKNGGGIPYNYNGAIVEAKPLVYECGPSCKCSPKCYNRVSQHGIKFQLEIFKTESRGWGVRSLNSIPSGSFICEYAGELLEEKEAEQRTGNDEYLFDIGNQFNDNSLWDGLTTLMPEAQSDAVVEVQNSGFTIDAAQCGNLGRFINHSCSPNLYAQNVLYDHDDKRIPHIMFFAVENIPPLQELTYHYNYMIDQVFDSNGNIKKKSCHCGSPECTGRMY
- the LOC118062944 gene encoding expansin-like B1 translates to MGFAFKYGYSLLCIMALLPAISYSQDYTFSRATYYGSPDCLGTPSGACGFGEYGRTVNDANVAGVSRLYKNGTGCGGCYQVRCKAPNLCTDDGVNVVVTDYGEGDKTDFILSPRAYARMARPNMAVELIAYGVVDVEFRRIPCRYSGYNLMFKVHEHSRFPDYLAIILLYQAGQNEILAVELWQEDCKEWRGMRRAYGAVWDMPNPPKGAITLRFQVSGSAGVAYWAQAANVIPSDWKAGIAYDSTVQLS